From a region of the Buchnera aphidicola (Aphis fabae) genome:
- the truA gene encoding tRNA pseudouridine(38-40) synthase TruA: MMEKKIKKFALGVEYNGEYYHGWQCQKKHPSVQEEVEQCLSKIANHKVDVICAGRTDSGVHSIGQVIHFQTTSIRSTYAWTVGVNTYLSKNISITWVKEVPEYFNARYSAIRRTYRYIIYNSVCRSSILYKKSNHVYKKLNVLKMNSEAQHLLGEHDFSSFQALGCQSYSARRKITKINVYRINNLVMIDITANSFLYHMVRNIVGSLIQINSINQENIMKNLLKKKNRNYAGPTAPAKGLYLLYVQYPKCFNLPVFEDIFFKIKE; the protein is encoded by the coding sequence ATAATGGAAAAAAAAATAAAAAAATTTGCTTTAGGAGTAGAATATAATGGAGAATATTATCATGGTTGGCAATGTCAAAAAAAACATCCTTCCGTTCAAGAAGAAGTAGAACAATGTTTGTCTAAAATTGCAAATCATAAAGTCGATGTTATTTGTGCTGGTCGAACTGATTCTGGTGTTCATAGTATAGGGCAAGTAATTCATTTTCAAACTACTTCTATTCGAAGTACATATGCTTGGACAGTAGGTGTAAATACTTATTTATCTAAAAATATTTCAATTACATGGGTTAAGGAAGTTCCTGAGTATTTTAATGCGCGTTATAGTGCTATCAGACGTACTTATCGTTATATAATATATAATTCTGTTTGTCGTTCTAGTATTTTATATAAAAAATCAAATCATGTTTACAAAAAGTTAAATGTTTTAAAAATGAATTCTGAAGCACAACATTTATTAGGAGAACATGATTTTTCTTCTTTTCAAGCCTTAGGTTGTCAATCTTATTCAGCTCGAAGAAAAATAACAAAAATAAATGTTTATCGCATAAATAATTTAGTTATGATTGATATTACAGCAAATTCTTTTTTATATCATATGGTTCGAAATATAGTTGGTTCTTTAATTCAAATTAATTCTATTAACCAAGAAAATATTATGAAAAATTTATTAAAAAAAAAAAATAGAAATTATGCAGGTCCTACTGCTCCTGCAAAAGGTTTATATTTATTATATGTTCAATATCCTAAATGTTTTAACTTACCAGTATTTGAAGATATTTTTTTTAAAATAAAAGAATGA
- the dksA gene encoding RNA polymerase-binding protein DksA, with amino-acid sequence MEKEKQKKKSSLNVLSIAGLRPYQKQIDEQYMNESQMLHFKKILETWKHQLKFEINHTLLYIQDKSTNFPDPIDRAAQEEEFSLELRNRDRSRKLIKKIELTLKKIKNNDFGYCNSCGIEIGIRRLEARPTASLCIDCKTLAEIREKQMAG; translated from the coding sequence ATGGAAAAAGAAAAACAAAAAAAAAAATCTTCTTTAAATGTTCTTTCTATAGCTGGATTAAGACCTTATCAAAAACAAATAGACGAACAATATATGAATGAAAGTCAAATGTTACATTTTAAAAAAATTCTTGAAACATGGAAACATCAATTAAAATTTGAAATCAATCATACTCTACTCTATATACAAGATAAATCGACTAATTTTCCAGATCCCATTGATCGAGCAGCACAAGAAGAAGAATTTAGTTTAGAACTAAGGAACCGAGATAGAAGTCGAAAATTAATAAAAAAAATTGAACTAACTTTAAAAAAAATAAAAAATAATGATTTTGGTTATTGTAATTCTTGTGGAATTGAAATTGGAATACGTCGTTTAGAAGCCAGACCAACTGCAAGTTTATGTATTGACTGTAAAACATTAGCAGAAATTAGAGAAAAACAAATGGCTGGTTAG
- the panB gene encoding 3-methyl-2-oxobutanoate hydroxymethyltransferase, with protein MKSINISTLQNWKNEKNKFAAITAYDFSFAKLFANQGIPIILVGDSLGMTIQGHNSTIPVTVQNIEYHTKAVRKGAPNVFLISDLPFMSYYQINQALKNTSKIIQSGANMIKIEGGKNLIHIIKELSNHSILVCGHIGLTPQHINYLSGYKVQGKTEKDASKIIEEALLLEDAGIKMLVLECVPAKLSKIITERLSIPVIGIGAGNYTDGQILVMQDLLGITEGKKLKFTKNFLSQNGSIQNAIKAYIYEVKKGIFPNEKNSF; from the coding sequence ATGAAATCTATTAATATTTCTACATTACAGAATTGGAAAAATGAAAAAAATAAATTCGCTGCAATTACAGCTTATGATTTTAGTTTTGCCAAGTTATTTGCAAACCAAGGAATCCCAATTATACTTGTTGGAGATTCTCTTGGTATGACAATTCAAGGTCATAACTCAACAATACCTGTTACAGTTCAAAATATTGAATATCATACAAAAGCAGTAAGAAAAGGTGCTCCAAATGTTTTTTTAATATCTGATTTGCCATTTATGTCTTATTACCAAATAAATCAAGCATTAAAAAATACTTCTAAAATTATTCAATCCGGTGCTAATATGATTAAAATAGAAGGTGGAAAAAACTTAATTCATATTATTAAGGAATTATCGAATCATTCAATATTAGTATGCGGACATATAGGACTTACTCCACAACATATAAACTATTTAAGTGGATATAAGGTTCAGGGAAAAACTGAAAAAGACGCAAGTAAAATAATAGAAGAAGCTTTATTACTTGAAGATGCAGGAATTAAAATGCTAGTATTAGAATGCGTTCCTGCAAAATTATCAAAAATAATAACTGAAAGATTGTCTATCCCAGTAATTGGAATAGGAGCTGGAAATTACACCGATGGACAAATACTAGTAATGCAAGATCTATTAGGAATTACTGAGGGTAAAAAACTAAAATTTACAAAAAATTTTCTTTCTCAAAATGGAAGTATTCAAAATGCAATTAAAGCATATATTTATGAAGTGAAAAAAGGTATTTTTCCTAACGAAAAAAATAGTTTTTAA
- the hpt gene encoding hypoxanthine phosphoribosyltransferase codes for MKHIIKVIFSEKELGIRVGELGREITKKYRNSKNKMILIALLRGSFVFIADLCRSITIEHEVDFMTTSSYGRGIISSGDVKIIKDLDEDIYNKNVLIVEDIIDSGKTLSKVLGILKLRNPKSLSICTLLDKPECREVNINIDFVGFSIPDEFIVGYGIDYAQCYRYLPYIGKVVFKK; via the coding sequence ATGAAACATATTATTAAAGTTATTTTTTCTGAAAAAGAATTAGGTATTCGTGTTGGTGAATTAGGGCGAGAAATTACTAAAAAATATAGAAATAGCAAAAATAAAATGATATTAATTGCTCTATTACGTGGTTCATTTGTATTTATAGCAGATTTATGTCGTAGTATTACAATTGAACATGAAGTGGATTTTATGACTACTTCTAGTTATGGTCGTGGAATTATATCTAGTGGAGATGTAAAAATTATAAAAGATTTAGATGAAGATATCTATAATAAAAATGTTTTAATTGTTGAAGATATTATTGATTCTGGAAAAACTTTAAGCAAAGTATTAGGTATTTTAAAGCTTAGAAATCCAAAATCTTTATCAATTTGCACACTTTTAGATAAACCTGAATGTCGTGAAGTTAATATTAATATTGATTTTGTAGGTTTTTCTATACCTGATGAATTTATAGTGGGTTATGGAATAGATTATGCTCAATGTTATCGTTATTTACCTTACATAGGAAAAGTAGTTTTTAAAAAATAA
- the thrA gene encoding bifunctional aspartate kinase/homoserine dehydrogenase I: MKLLKFGGTSLANAEKFLCAADIIEKNKNYEQVAIVLSAPAKITNYLVNIVEKNININEMLEQIELAEKIFIEIIQNIKQIKSYFLYEETKKIIEIEFNELKKIINNFTSFKKYPDNIQAIIMSRGEILSIWIMKNILKSRYHQVTIINPIENIISTGSFLNSSVDINESKKRISKININENNIILMPGFISGNKKGELALLGRNGSDYSAAILACCLNAQLCEIWTDVDGVFTSDPKKISNTFLLNSISYEEAMELSYFGAKVIHPRTIEPLKKFNIPCIIKNTSNIESKGTLICKKSNHSKDILKGVTNIDDIAMFTISGDLIKQKNNTITQIFNLLEQENINIILITKSSSKNNFSFCVLEKETQKILILLNQLFPLELQEKILNNINIIKNLSILSVIGFNISQKYDIASKIFSSLGKSKINILAISQGSSKYSISLVIKKENILQSMQIIHNALFYNKKIINVFLIGIGGVGKSLIKQILQQKNFLASKNIEIKIRIIANSKKILFLNDLIDLKNWEKAFQESKERFNLEILNKLLKDNSFLNSVLIDCTSDEILSKQYVNYFLKGFHVITSNKKANTSPLKYYNEIRTTALKENKKFLYETNVGAGLPVIQTLQNLFNTGDNLICFKGILSGSLSFIFGKLEENILLSDATKQAKDLGFTEPNPCDDLSGIDVARKLLILAREVGYKIELEDINIEPILPEYFKKCKSIKEFLYKLKEMDVPFIERVKKARNLGKVLRFVGTIEKGGKCSVKIEEINSNNPLYKVKNGENALTFYTNYYQPIPLVLRGYGAGNNVTASGVFADLLRTIL, translated from the coding sequence ATGAAACTATTAAAATTTGGTGGAACTTCATTAGCCAATGCAGAAAAATTTTTATGTGCGGCTGATATCATAGAAAAAAATAAAAATTATGAACAAGTTGCAATAGTTCTTTCTGCGCCAGCTAAAATAACTAACTATCTAGTTAATATTGTTGAAAAAAACATTAATATTAATGAAATGTTAGAACAAATTGAACTTGCAGAAAAAATATTTATTGAAATAATACAAAATATCAAACAAATAAAATCTTACTTTTTATATGAAGAAACAAAAAAAATAATTGAAATTGAATTTAATGAATTAAAAAAAATAATAAATAATTTTACATCATTTAAAAAATACCCTGACAATATACAAGCCATTATAATGTCTCGTGGAGAAATACTTTCAATTTGGATTATGAAAAATATATTAAAATCTAGATACCATCAAGTTACTATCATAAATCCTATTGAAAATATTATATCTACAGGAAGTTTTTTAAATTCTTCAGTTGATATTAATGAATCTAAAAAACGTATTAGTAAAATTAATATAAATGAAAATAATATTATTTTAATGCCAGGTTTTATTTCAGGAAATAAAAAAGGCGAACTAGCATTATTAGGGCGTAATGGATCAGACTATTCTGCGGCAATATTAGCTTGCTGTTTAAATGCACAATTATGTGAAATTTGGACAGATGTTGATGGTGTTTTTACTTCGGATCCAAAAAAAATATCTAATACTTTTTTATTAAATTCAATATCATATGAAGAAGCAATGGAATTATCTTATTTTGGAGCTAAAGTAATACATCCACGAACTATCGAGCCACTTAAAAAATTTAATATACCATGTATTATTAAAAATACTTCTAACATTGAATCTAAAGGTACATTAATTTGTAAAAAAAGCAATCATAGTAAAGATATTCTAAAAGGTGTAACTAATATAGATGATATCGCAATGTTTACAATATCTGGTGATTTAATAAAACAAAAAAATAATACAATTACACAGATATTCAATCTACTTGAACAAGAAAATATTAACATTATATTAATTACTAAATCATCATCAAAAAATAATTTTAGTTTTTGTGTTTTAGAAAAAGAAACACAAAAAATACTCATTTTATTAAATCAATTATTTCCATTAGAATTACAAGAAAAAATTTTAAACAATATTAATATAATTAAAAATTTATCCATATTATCTGTAATTGGTTTTAATATTTCTCAAAAATACGATATTGCTTCAAAAATTTTTTCTTCTTTAGGAAAATCTAAAATTAATATTCTTGCAATTTCACAAGGATCTTCAAAATATTCTATATCGTTAGTAATTAAAAAAGAGAATATTTTACAAAGCATGCAAATTATTCATAATGCATTATTTTATAATAAAAAAATTATAAATGTTTTTTTAATTGGAATAGGTGGAGTAGGAAAATCATTAATCAAACAAATATTACAACAAAAAAATTTTTTAGCGAGCAAAAATATAGAAATAAAAATTCGTATTATCGCAAATTCTAAAAAAATATTATTTTTAAATGATTTAATTGATTTAAAAAATTGGGAAAAAGCTTTCCAAGAGTCAAAAGAAAGATTTAATCTTGAAATACTAAATAAATTATTAAAAGATAATTCTTTTTTAAATTCAGTTCTAATTGATTGTACTTCTGATGAAATTTTATCTAAACAATATGTGAACTATTTTTTAAAAGGATTCCATGTCATTACATCAAATAAAAAAGCTAATACTAGTCCATTAAAATATTATAATGAAATAAGAACTACTGCATTAAAAGAAAATAAAAAATTTTTATATGAGACTAATGTTGGCGCAGGATTACCTGTTATACAAACATTACAAAATCTATTTAATACAGGTGATAATTTAATTTGTTTCAAAGGAATATTATCTGGTTCGCTATCTTTTATATTTGGCAAATTAGAAGAAAATATTTTATTGTCAGATGCCACTAAACAAGCTAAAGATTTAGGTTTTACAGAACCAAATCCATGTGACGATTTATCAGGAATAGATGTAGCTAGAAAATTATTGATTTTAGCACGTGAAGTAGGATATAAAATAGAATTAGAAGATATTAACATTGAACCAATATTACCCGAGTATTTTAAAAAATGTAAAAGTATTAAGGAATTCTTATATAAATTAAAAGAGATGGATGTTCCTTTTATAGAAAGAGTTAAAAAAGCACGAAATTTAGGAAAAGTATTACGTTTTGTTGGAACAATAGAAAAAGGAGGAAAATGTTCAGTAAAGATTGAAGAAATAAATAGTAATAATCCATTATACAAAGTTAAAAATGGTGAAAATGCACTGACATTTTATACAAATTA
- the mrcB gene encoding penicillin-binding protein 1B, with amino-acid sequence MNKKKIKSLGQIFILILILIIFYGFFLYMKISHLINGKVWHFPTSIYSRIINLEPGSLFSQKEIETFLKNTMYRKVDRIMLPGEYSIQDNNIEFIRRAFNFPDINESELHVKLIFNTNYLLKIKNLENYRDFNFFRLEPKLISMLNSFKGKKRIFLPRSKYPMILIKTLLAIEDRNFYKHDGINISSIIRALFVNIMAGKTIQGGSTLTQQLVKNLFLTNTRSVWRKMNEMYMALILDCFYEKDRILELYLNEVYLGQDGNEQIRGFPLASLYYFGRPIDELNLDQYALLVGMVKGASLYNPWSNPEIALNRRNLVLLTLYNTGLIEQKIYIKLSKRPLKIHPKGFMISDHPDFLQLVEMEVKQKLKKKTKSFSGLKIFTTLDSLSQNSIEKSVRVGVPILKKKKKLKDLEIAMVVVDKSNGEINALVGSSHPTFSGYNRALKARRSIGSLSKPVIYLKALSNPKKYHLNTWISDDPIAIKLDNGKYWIPKNNNNQFNGRVMLLEALINSINIPIVNLSIDIGLNSLIENWIHLGVSRKYLTPFPSMSLGSINLTPIEVAQVFQVISNEGYKSLLSSVRFIVSDDGKILYQSLPQSKNIASSEAAYLTLYAMQKVVTSGTAKSLGALFKNFSLAGKTGTTNNLVDSWFVGVDGKQIVVTWIGRDNNKSTRLYGSSGAMQVYQKYLEYQHPRPLILNRPKNIRVFYMNNHGKLFYKKNNEYTESIPIWSLNTQNLYTKNIYLRSHSRKNSKHKKNFLFWIKNFFT; translated from the coding sequence ATGAATAAAAAAAAAATAAAATCATTAGGACAAATTTTTATTCTAATATTGATTTTAATAATTTTTTATGGTTTTTTTTTATACATGAAGATAAGCCATTTAATCAATGGTAAAGTATGGCATTTTCCTACTTCAATATATAGTAGAATAATAAATTTAGAACCAGGAAGTTTGTTTTCTCAAAAAGAAATTGAAACATTTTTAAAGAATACAATGTATAGAAAAGTTGATAGAATTATGCTTCCTGGTGAATATAGTATACAAGATAATAATATAGAATTTATACGTCGTGCTTTTAATTTTCCTGATATTAACGAAAGTGAACTTCATGTAAAATTAATTTTTAACACAAATTATTTATTAAAAATTAAAAATCTTGAAAATTATCGTGATTTTAATTTTTTCCGTTTAGAACCAAAATTAATTAGTATGCTAAACTCTTTTAAAGGGAAAAAACGTATTTTTCTTCCTCGATCTAAATATCCTATGATTTTAATTAAAACATTATTAGCAATTGAAGATAGAAATTTTTATAAACACGATGGAATTAATATATCATCTATTATTAGAGCTTTATTTGTTAATATTATGGCAGGTAAAACAATACAAGGAGGTAGTACTCTTACCCAACAATTAGTGAAAAATCTTTTTTTAACAAATACTCGTTCGGTATGGAGAAAAATGAACGAGATGTATATGGCATTGATTTTAGATTGTTTTTATGAAAAAGATCGTATTTTAGAATTATATTTGAATGAAGTATATTTAGGGCAAGATGGTAATGAACAAATTCGAGGTTTTCCACTTGCTAGTCTTTATTATTTTGGTCGTCCAATTGATGAATTGAATTTAGACCAATATGCTTTGTTAGTAGGTATGGTGAAAGGAGCTTCTTTATATAACCCTTGGAGTAATCCGGAAATTGCTTTAAATAGAAGAAATTTAGTTTTATTAACTTTATATAATACAGGATTAATTGAGCAAAAAATTTATATTAAATTATCTAAAAGACCGTTAAAAATTCATCCGAAAGGATTCATGATTTCAGATCATCCTGATTTTTTGCAACTTGTTGAGATGGAAGTAAAACAAAAATTAAAGAAAAAAACTAAAAGTTTTTCAGGTTTAAAAATATTTACTACTTTAGATTCTTTATCTCAAAATTCTATTGAAAAATCTGTTAGAGTTGGTGTTCCTATACTAAAAAAGAAAAAAAAATTAAAAGATTTAGAAATCGCAATGGTTGTAGTAGACAAATCTAATGGTGAAATTAATGCACTTGTTGGTAGTTCTCATCCAACATTTTCTGGTTATAATCGTGCTTTAAAAGCCCGTCGTTCTATTGGTTCTTTATCTAAACCTGTTATTTATTTGAAAGCTTTATCTAATCCAAAAAAATATCATTTAAATACTTGGATATCCGATGATCCTATTGCAATTAAATTAGATAATGGTAAATATTGGATTCCAAAAAATAATAATAATCAATTTAACGGACGGGTAATGCTTTTGGAAGCGTTAATTAACTCTATTAATATACCTATAGTCAATCTAAGTATTGATATAGGTTTAAACTCATTAATAGAAAATTGGATTCATTTAGGTGTTTCTAGAAAATATTTAACTCCTTTCCCCTCAATGTCATTAGGATCTATTAATTTAACACCTATTGAAGTTGCTCAGGTTTTTCAAGTAATTTCGAATGAAGGTTATAAATCATTATTATCTTCAGTTAGATTTATTGTTTCTGATGATGGAAAAATATTATATCAAAGTTTACCACAATCTAAAAACATAGCTTCTTCTGAGGCAGCATACTTAACATTATATGCCATGCAAAAGGTTGTAACTTCTGGAACAGCTAAATCTTTAGGAGCTTTATTTAAAAATTTTTCTTTAGCTGGAAAAACTGGTACTACAAATAACTTAGTAGATAGTTGGTTTGTAGGGGTGGATGGAAAACAAATTGTAGTTACTTGGATAGGACGAGATAATAATAAATCAACTAGATTATATGGTTCTTCTGGTGCAATGCAAGTATATCAAAAATATCTTGAATATCAACATCCAAGGCCATTAATATTAAATCGTCCTAAGAATATTCGTGTATTTTATATGAATAATCATGGGAAATTATTTTATAAAAAAAATAATGAATATACAGAATCTATACCAATATGGTCTTTAAATACTCAAAATTTATATACTAAAAATATATATTTAAGAAGTCATTCTAGAAAGAATAGTAAACACAAAAAAAATTTTTTATTTTGGATAAAAAATTTTTTTACATAA
- the secA gene encoding preprotein translocase subunit SecA, with translation MLIKFLKKIFVNYNDRVLKKYNKIVSEINYLEKTFEKFSDIQLKENTKLFQLRLSKGEHLNNLLVESFATVREASKRVFNMRHFDVQILGGIVLNKQCIAEMRTGEGKTLTSTLPAYLNALSGKGVHIVTMNDYLAERDANKNTPLFEFLGLSVGLNLSEMSFTQKKYAYSCDITYGTNNEYGFDYLRDNMIFSSEDRVQRQLNYAIIDEVDSILIDEARTPLIISGPSEDSSFLYKEINKIVPFLIAQKKEDSDDFQGQGHFSVDEKSKQIYLTERGLIKIEKLLITKRLMKKNESLYSSNNIILMHHIISALRAHKLFIRDVDYLIKNNSVVIVDEHTGRTMPGRRWSDGLHQAIEAKEKVSIKNENQTLASITFQNYFRLYKKIAGMTGTAETEAFEFNSIYNLDTIVIPTNKPMIREDMPDLVYMTEKEKIYAILQDIQNCIQRNQPVLVGTVSIEKSEVISRKLKEFNIKHSVLNAKFHAQEAEIIAQAGKPKSVTIATNMAGRGTDIVLGGSIDLELNKKMSLKEIEIIKGKWKKEHDLVVSSGGLHIIGTERHESRRIDNQLRGRAGRQGDSGSSRFYLSMEDSLMRIFISEKIINMMRKLGLSTNEAIAHPWVTKAIENAQKKVENRNFDIRKQLLEYDDVYNEQRRIIYSQRNKLINSNDIKKIINDILIDVLNNTIKRYISKNIEKDHWKVVDLEKKLNIEFNIYISISDWMKKDSNLNVNNIIEKIINIAQKNYEEKENLIGHSNIRMIEKSIMLQTLDDLWKDHLSAMNYLRQGIHLRGYAQKDPKQEYKRESFNMFSDMLELLKYEVISFLSKLNISYTKKHFNFKDNLNKPLDDIKIGRNTLCFCGSNKKYKYCHGIL, from the coding sequence ATGTTAATTAAATTTTTAAAAAAAATTTTTGTAAATTATAATGATCGTGTTTTAAAAAAATATAATAAAATTGTTTCTGAAATCAATTATTTAGAAAAAACTTTTGAAAAATTTTCAGATATACAGCTTAAAGAAAATACAAAATTATTTCAATTACGATTAAGTAAAGGAGAACATTTAAATAATTTATTAGTAGAATCTTTTGCTACAGTTAGAGAAGCAAGTAAACGTGTGTTTAATATGCGTCATTTTGATGTTCAAATTCTTGGTGGAATAGTTTTAAACAAGCAATGTATAGCGGAGATGAGAACAGGAGAAGGAAAAACTTTAACATCTACTCTTCCTGCTTATTTAAACGCTTTATCTGGTAAAGGTGTTCATATAGTAACAATGAATGATTATCTAGCAGAACGAGATGCTAATAAAAACACTCCATTATTTGAATTTCTTGGCTTGTCAGTTGGATTAAATTTATCTGAAATGTCTTTTACTCAAAAAAAATATGCATATTCTTGTGATATTACTTATGGTACAAACAATGAATATGGATTTGATTATTTACGTGATAACATGATTTTTTCTAGTGAAGATCGAGTTCAACGTCAATTAAATTATGCAATAATAGATGAAGTGGACTCAATTTTAATAGATGAAGCTAGAACACCTTTAATTATTTCAGGTCCTTCAGAAGATAGTTCTTTTTTATATAAAGAAATTAATAAAATAGTGCCCTTTTTAATTGCTCAAAAAAAAGAAGACTCTGATGATTTTCAAGGTCAAGGTCATTTTTCAGTAGATGAAAAATCAAAACAGATTTATTTAACTGAAAGAGGATTAATTAAAATTGAGAAATTATTAATCACTAAAAGATTAATGAAAAAAAATGAATCACTATATTCTTCTAATAATATTATCTTAATGCATCATATTATATCGGCTCTACGTGCTCATAAATTATTTATTCGAGATGTAGATTATCTGATAAAAAATAATAGTGTAGTAATTGTAGATGAACATACAGGTAGAACTATGCCGGGAAGAAGATGGTCAGATGGATTACATCAAGCAATAGAAGCTAAAGAAAAAGTTTCTATAAAAAATGAAAATCAAACTTTAGCATCTATTACATTTCAAAATTATTTTCGTTTATATAAAAAAATTGCAGGTATGACAGGTACTGCAGAAACTGAGGCATTTGAGTTTAATTCTATTTATAATTTAGATACGATTGTTATACCTACAAATAAACCAATGATAAGAGAAGATATGCCTGATTTAGTTTATATGACCGAAAAAGAAAAAATATATGCTATTTTACAAGATATTCAAAATTGTATTCAAAGAAATCAACCTGTTTTAGTTGGAACAGTATCTATTGAAAAATCAGAAGTGATTTCAAGAAAATTAAAAGAATTTAATATTAAACATAGCGTTTTAAATGCAAAGTTTCATGCGCAAGAAGCAGAAATTATAGCTCAAGCTGGAAAACCTAAGTCAGTCACAATTGCTACTAATATGGCGGGCAGAGGTACTGATATAGTTTTGGGTGGTAGTATAGATTTAGAATTGAATAAGAAAATGTCTTTAAAAGAAATTGAAATAATTAAAGGGAAATGGAAAAAAGAACATGATTTAGTCGTATCATCCGGAGGTTTACACATCATTGGTACTGAACGTCATGAATCACGTCGTATTGACAATCAATTACGAGGACGTGCAGGTCGTCAAGGAGATAGCGGTTCTTCTCGTTTTTATTTATCCATGGAAGACTCATTAATGAGAATTTTTATATCTGAAAAAATTATTAATATGATGCGAAAATTAGGACTTTCTACTAATGAAGCTATCGCACATCCTTGGGTTACTAAAGCGATTGAAAATGCTCAAAAAAAAGTAGAAAATCGAAATTTTGATATTAGAAAACAACTTCTAGAATATGATGATGTTTATAATGAACAACGTCGTATAATTTATTCTCAACGTAATAAATTAATTAATTCAAACGATATTAAAAAAATTATTAATGATATTTTAATAGATGTATTAAACAATACTATCAAAAGATACATAAGTAAAAACATTGAAAAAGATCATTGGAAAGTTGTAGATTTAGAAAAAAAATTAAATATTGAATTTAATATATATATATCAATTTCAGATTGGATGAAAAAAGATTCTAATTTAAATGTAAACAATATTATAGAAAAAATTATTAATATTGCACAAAAAAACTATGAAGAAAAAGAAAATTTAATAGGTCATTCTAATATTAGAATGATAGAGAAGTCTATTATGTTACAAACATTAGATGATCTTTGGAAAGATCATTTATCAGCTATGAATTATTTAAGACAAGGTATTCATCTTCGTGGTTATGCACAAAAAGATCCTAAACAAGAATACAAAAGAGAATCTTTTAATATGTTTTCTGACATGTTAGAATTATTAAAGTATGAAGTTATATCTTTTCTTAGTAAATTAAATATATCTTATACAAAAAAACATTTTAATTTTAAAGATAATTTAAATAAACCATTAGATGATATTAAAATTGGAAGAAATACGTTATGTTTTTGTGGTTCTAATAAAAAATATAAATACTGTCATGGTATTTTATAA
- the panC gene encoding pantoate--beta-alanine ligase encodes MYIIKKIDTLYKKIQFFKKQQKTLALVPTMGNLHEGHIKLILLAKKYADIVIVSIFINPMQFDNTLDLKKYPQTFLEDCLILKNEKIDILFAPKISEIYPNGIKMHTYIQVPKLSKIIEGKSRPGHFIGVTTIIGKLFNLIQPNFSFFGEKDYQQLLVVKTFVKELNYPIKIISLPIIRLKNGLAFSSRNRYLNALELKKAPFLYKIIRSTINIILKNNGRKLYETINLAKISLIKKGFLVDIFNVYNSKTLDVFSKTNKQNIILASVWLGTTRLIDNKKFKLPN; translated from the coding sequence ATGTACATAATAAAAAAAATAGATACTTTATATAAAAAAATTCAATTTTTTAAAAAACAACAAAAAACATTAGCACTAGTTCCTACTATGGGTAATTTACATGAAGGTCATATAAAATTAATTTTACTAGCCAAAAAATATGCAGATATTGTTATTGTAAGTATTTTTATTAATCCTATGCAATTTGATAATACATTAGATTTAAAAAAATATCCTCAAACTTTTTTAGAAGATTGCTTAATTTTAAAAAATGAAAAAATAGATATTTTATTTGCCCCTAAAATATCTGAAATTTATCCTAATGGTATAAAAATGCATACCTATATCCAAGTACCTAAATTATCTAAAATCATTGAAGGAAAATCACGACCTGGACATTTCATAGGAGTAACAACAATAATTGGAAAATTATTTAATCTAATACAACCTAATTTTTCATTTTTTGGAGAAAAAGATTATCAACAATTATTAGTAGTAAAAACTTTTGTTAAAGAATTAAACTATCCAATAAAAATTATTAGTTTACCTATAATTCGACTAAAAAATGGATTAGCTTTTAGTTCAAGAAATAGATATTTAAATGCGTTAGAATTAAAAAAAGCTCCATTTTTATATAAAATTATAAGATCGACAATAAATATTATTTTAAAAAATAATGGGAGAAAATTATATGAAACTATAAATCTTGCAAAAATATCTCTAATAAAAAAAGGATTTCTAGTTGATATATTTAATGTATATAATTCTAAAACACTAGATGTTTTTTCTAAAACAAACAAACAAAACATTATTCTTGCATCTGTTTGGTTAGGAACTACTCGTTTAATTGATAATAAAAAATTTAAATTACCAAATTAA